In the Limanda limanda chromosome 1, fLimLim1.1, whole genome shotgun sequence genome, one interval contains:
- the klhl42 gene encoding kelch-like protein 42, protein MSSEQIIAIIVGDKIYEVDKKKLIEKSDYFRALYSSGMRESTEDSVQLQGLSVPGLELVLEFINTSKVQVVNETLEDLIETASFLQVTSILKLLTSEIRLDNCAELYSLSEVYGTHDLRKACLKFMSCHYHPMLRRPEFSSLPPAVREQVREMRMKGTATLIAIGDFTCLSLDVPYQDETWSMLRYGEVEQRWKPLANNLPPDMINVRGYGSAVLDNYLFIVGGYRMTSQEISAVHCYNPSRNEWHQVAPLNQKRSNFKLLAVQGKLYAVGGQSLGTVECYSPEQDWWTCLSSMPDPLAEFSACECQGMIYIMGGYTARDRNTSVLRYCPTSDTWTVFRSCSAHIRKQQMLSVEDTIYLVGGYTHELEAGQRQRRPSQTEDVLTVQSYNISTGEWFQLKENTSKSGLNLTCTLHNDGIYIMSRDVSLPTSLEHRVFLKYNIFSDAWEAFRRFPALGQNMLLCSLYLPNML, encoded by the exons ATGTCCTCCGAGCAGATCATCGCCATCATCGTGGGTGACAAAATCTACGAGGTGGACAAGAAGAAGCTGATCGAGAAGAGCGACTACTTCCGGGCCCTGTACAGCTCCGGGATGCGGGAGTCCACGGAGGACTCGGTGCAGCTGCAGGGGCTCAGCGTCCCGGGCCTGGAGCTGGTGCTGGAGTTCATCAACACCTCCAAGGTCCAGGTGGTCAACGAGACCCTGGAGGACCTGATCGAGACCGCCTCCTTCCTGCAGGTCACCTCCATCCTCAAGCTGCTGACCTCGGAGATCCGCCTGGACAACTGCGCGGAGCTGTATAGCCTGTCCGAGGTCTACGGGACCCACGACCTGCGCAAGGCCTGCCTCAAGTTCATGAGCTGCCACTACCACCCCATGCTGAGGCGGCCCGAGTTCAGCAGCCTCCCCCCTGCTGTGAGGGAGCAGGTCAGGGAGATGCGCATGAAAGGCACCGCCACCCTCATCGCCATCGGAgacttcacctgtctgtccctggaCGTGCCTTACCAGGACGAGACCTGGTCCATGCTGAGGTACGGAGAAGTGGAGCAGCGGTGGAAGCCACTGGCCAACAACCTCCCTCCAGACATGATCAACGTCAGGGGCTACGGCTCGGCCGTGCTGGACAACTACCTGTTCATCGTGGGCGGTTACAGGATGACGAGTCAGGAGATCTCTGCCGTGCACTGCTACAACCCCAGCAGGAACGAGTGGCACCAGGTGGCTCCGCTCAACCAGAAAAG gTCCAACTTCAAGCTGCTGGCGGTACAAGGGAAGCTGTATGCTGTGGGGGGGCAGTCCCTGGGCACGGTGGAGTGTTACAGCCCGGAGCAGGACTGGTGGACCTGCCTGTCCTCGATGCCCGACCCGCTGGCCGAGTTCTCCGCCTGTGAATGCCAGGGGATGATCTACATCATGGGCGGATACACTGCAAGAG ACAGGAACACAAGCGTCCTCCGGTACTGCCCCACCTCCGACACCTGGACGGTGTTCCGGTCGTGCTCCGCTCACATCCGTAAGCAGCAGATGCTCTCAGTGGAGGACACCATCTACCTGGTGGGCGGCTACACCCACGAGCTGGAGGCGGGTCAGCGGCAGCGTCGTCCCAGCCAGACGGAGGACGTGCTGACGGTGCAGTCCTACAACATCTCCACGGGGGAGTGGTTCCAGCTGAAGGAGAACACGTCGAAGTCGGGCCTGAACCTGACGTGCACGCTGCACAACGACGGCATCTACATCATGAGCCGGGACGTGAGCCTGCCCACCAGCCTGGAGCACCGCGTCTTCCTGAAGTACAACATCTTCTCCGACGCCTGGGAGGCCTTCAGGCGCTTCCCGGCTCTGGGACAGAACATGCTGCTGTGCTCACTCTACCTCCCCAACATGCTATGA
- the LOC133003327 gene encoding endosome/lysosome-associated apoptosis and autophagy regulator family member 2-like yields MREQAWTSRFLRFLLLITTSCSPAVSADLRPCEETDYYYQYTECDSTGSRWRVTIPHSPGSCSDLPPPTRGTDCSFSCPAGKFLEMSTQQCTSCAAGSYSLGSGLRFDQWDAIPAGFTSLASFLDPGPNGEDILACNSSSWTPQGVYLESNRDECTVSLVYAVHLEKQGSVSFTYQFPDNNIFFEFYVQNEQCQEMAQTDDQKWIKATSNGEWDTHTVSLKSGTNILYWRTTGILVGGKMVKPVLLKNIQIEGVAYTSECFPCRPGWFSESPGSSSCQPCPSNTYSVKGASSCAPCPEHYYSHEGWAECKVRQPCSEEDYFQIHTACDSDGKTQVLYRWVEPKICVENITGAVELPATGQREACPPCNPGYYNSNDSTCLPCPRGSHSDGTNACAKCSAGTEPVLGYEYKWWNVLPSNMKTSCFNVGNSKCDDMNGWEVAGDHVRSGAGSSDNDYLILSLHVPGFKVPASLSGMTGGEFGRITFVFETLCSADCELYFMMDVNRKSTTVVESWEGSKGKQSYSHSMTRNASVSYTWAFQRTNRALDERRFVSDMVKLYSISVTNVLDGVASACRACALIPENSQQSGALCVPCPAGFYIDRNTNRCQECPPNTHLAGRHTYGQDACVPCGPGSISNKEHSRCYSDCSFTYTENNRTLTFDLSPLSDVGSLTIGPSFTSKGTKYLHLFNISLCGHEGRRAAVCTDNVTGVASKDEQGDAAQFINSVDSFICQSTIIPADGRGFRMAISSQSISLADTFVGATADTVLNGMNAKPDLFPEYTQGLPDINFFYRSTQATASCDQGRSSVITVRCNPEKSERGEVSVPSSCPAGTCDGCTFHFLWESSSACPRCAGDDYHKIEGACKGGVQETLYVWNEPKLCTRGVSLPPRSSSPCEAIALWLKVGVGGGAFVAVLLISLTCYFWKKNKRLEYKYSRLVMSANKDGELPAADSCALAEGEEPDDDVVYTKKPTLLGKLRAIASKYEAGESSESVQLNSSHSDRWVLG; encoded by the exons ATGCGGGAGCAGGCGTGGACCTCCCGGTTCCTCCGGTTCCTCCTGCTCATCACCACCTCCTGCTCTCCAGCCGTGTCCGCGGACCTGCGGCCGTGCGAGGag acAGACTACTACTACCAGTACACAGAGTGTGACAGCACCGGGTCACGATGGAGAGTCACCATCCCTCACAGTCCTGGTTCCTGCTCAGACCTTCCACCTCCGACCAGAGGAACCGACTGCT ccTTCTCCTGCCCGGCTGGAAAGTTCTTAGAGATGTCCACGCAGCAGTGCACGTCGTGTGCAGCCGGCTCCTACTCTCTGGGCAGCGGCCTCCGTTTCGACCAATGGGACGCCATCCCTGCCGGCTTCACCAGCCTGGCCAGCTTCCTGGACCCGGGGCCAAACGGCGAGGACATTCTGGCGTGCAACAG CTCATCGTGGACGCCGCAGGGTGTTTACCTGGAGTCGAACCGGGACGAGTGCACGGTGTCACTGGTTTACGCCGTCCATCTGGAGAAACAGGGCTCTGTCTCTTTCACCTACCAGTTCCCCGACAACAACATCTTCTTTGAGTTCTAT GTCCAGAATGAACAGTGTCAGGAAATGGCCCAGACTGACGACCAGAAGTGGATTAAAGCCACCAGCAATGGAGagtgggacacacacacg GTGAGTCTAAAGTCCGGCACAAACATCTTGTACTGGAGAACCACCGGCATCCTGGTGGGAGGGAAGATGGTCAAACCTGTGCTGCTCAAGAACATTCAAATAGAAg gtgtaGCCTACACGTCCGAGTGTTTTCCGTGTCGACCCGGCTGGTTCAGCGAATCCCCCGGCTCCTCGTCCTGTCAGCCGTGTCCCAGCAACACCTACTCCGTGAAGGGGGCGTCGTCCTGTGCACCCTGCCCCGAACACTACTACTCac ACGAGGGATGGGCAGAATGTAAAGTGAGGCAACCGTGCTCAGAGGAGGATTATTTCCAGATCCACACGGCCTGCGACAGCGACGGGAAG ACGCAGGTGTTGTATCGCTGGGTGGAGCCAAAGATTTGCGTGGAGAACATCACTGGAGCGGTGGAGCTTCCTGCGACCGGACAAAGAGAAGCCTGCCCGCCCTGCAACCCTGGCTACTACAACAGCAACGACTCCACCTGCCTGCCCTGCCCACGGGGGAGCCACTCCGACGGCACCAACG cGTGTGCTAAGTGTTCCGCAGGTACAGAGCCTGTGTTGGGTTACGAGTATAAATGGTGGAACGTGCTGCCTTCCAACATGAAGACTTCCTGTTTCAACGTGGGCAACTCCAAATGTGACGACATGAATG ggTGGGAGGTGGCAGGAGACCACGTCCGCAGCGGAGCAGGGAGTTCAGACAACGACTATCTGATCCTCAGTCTGCACGTGCCCGGTTTTAA AGTCCCTGCTTCTCTCTCAGGGATGACCGGTGGAGAGTTTGGCCGAATAACCTTCGTGTTCGAGACCCTCTGCTCTGCCGACTGTGAGCTCTACTTCATGATG GATGTGAACAGGAAGAGCACGACAGTGGTGGAGTCGTGGGAAGGCAGCAAAGGCAAACAGTCGTACTCGCACAGTATGACCAGGAACGCCTCGGTCTCGTACACGTGGGCCTTCCAGAGAACCAACCGCGCTCTGGAT gagCGTCGGTTCGTCAGTGACATGGTGAAGCTCTACTCCATCAGCGTGACCAACGTCCTGGACGGCGTGGCGTCGGCGTGTCGTGCCTGCGCCCTGATCCCGGAGAACTCCCAACAGTCCGGCGCCCTCTGTGTTCCCTGTCCCGCCGGTTTCTACATCGACAGGAACACCAACCGATGCCAGGAGTGTCCGCCCAACACGCACCTGGCCGGACGACACACCTACGGACAGGACGCCTGTGTCCCGTGTGGACCCGGCAGCATCAGCAACAAG GAGCACTCTCGTTGCTACAGCGACTGCTCCTTCACGTACACGGAGAACAACCgaactctgacctttgacctcagccCTCTGAGCGACGTGGGATCACTGACCATCGGCCCCAGTTTCACCTCCAAAGGCACGAAATACCTTCACCTGTTCAACATCAGCCTCTGTGGCCATGAg GGGAGGAGAGCTGCTGTGTGCACGGACAACGTCACGGGCGTGGCCAGCAAAGACGAGCAGGGCGACGCGGCTCAGTTCATCAACTCGGTGGACAGCTTCATCTGCCAGTCCACCATCATACCGGCGGACGGCCGCGGCTTCAGGATGGCCATCTCCTCCCAGTCCATCAGCCTGGCAGACACCTTTGTTG gagCAACAGCCGACACCGTCCTGAACGGCATGAACGCCAAACCAGATCTTTTCCCAGAATACACACAGGGCCTTCCAGACATCAACTTCTTCTACAG GTCCACTCAGGCAACAGCCTCATGTGATCAGGGCAGAAGTTCAGTCATCACAGTTCGCTGTAACCCGGAGAAATCTGAACGAGGAGAAGTCTCTGTTCCCAG CTCGTGTCCTGCAGGAACCTGCGATGGATGTACCTTTCACTTCCTGTGGGAGAGCAGCAGCGCCTGTCCACGCTGCGCTGGGGACGACTACCACAAGATAGAGGGAGCATGCAAGGGTGGCgtccag gaaaCCCTGTACGTGTGGAACGAGCCCAAGTTGTGCACCAGAGGCGTCTCGCTGCCTCCTcgaagctcctccccctgcgAGGCCATCGCCCTGTGGCTGAAGGTCGGCGTTGGGGGCGGAGCCTTCGTGGCCGTGCTGCTCATCTCGCTCACCTGTTAtttctggaagaaaaacaagag GCTGGAGTACAAGTACTCTCGCCTGGTGATGTCTGCCAACAAGGATGGCGAGCTGCCGGCCGCTGACAGCTGTGCCCTggcggagggggaggagcctgacGACGACGTGGTCTACACCAAGAAACCAACGCTGCTGGGAAAACTCCGAGCCATCGCCAGCAAG